From the genome of Paraburkholderia aromaticivorans, one region includes:
- the nirB gene encoding nitrite reductase large subunit NirB, translating to MKIIVIGHGMVGHKLVECLAQDAAHGLDITVLSEESRPAYDRVHLSEFFAGKSADDLSLVEPGFFERQNVLLRLNAKAVSIDRDARTVTVSTGETLPYDKLVFATGSYPFVPPVQGRERADCFVYRTIDDLEAMRECGARSKTGTVVGGGLLGLECAKALRDMGLQTHVVEFAPRLMAVQVDDGGGRVLRTKIEELGVTVHTQKNTTAIVDGEAGTHRMQFADGSHLDTDMIVFSAGIRPRDDLARASGLTLGPRGGIVIDNACRTSDPHIYAIGECALWNGQLFGLVAPGYEMARAVAKQLHGGSAEFAGADMSTKLKLMGVDVASIGDAHGNTPGSRAYQFSDERKQVYKKLVVSECGKYLLGGVMVGDAGEYGTLLQMMLNRIELPASPEFLILPQADGSAKPALGVEALPAGAQICSCNNVSKGELCAAVCAGATDIGALKCATSAGTSCGGCVPLVTQVMKAEMKKQGLAVNNHVCEHFSYSRQELYHIVRVEGVRSFGELLAKHGHGLGCDICKPLVASILASCWNEFVLKKEHASLQDTNDYYLANIQRDGTYSVVPRMAGGEVTPDGLIAVGQVAKKYGLYTKITGGQRVDLFGARVEQLPLIWEELIAAGFESGHAYGKSLRTVKSCVGSTWCRYGVGDSVGLAVEIENRYKGLRTPHKIKFGVSGCTRECAEAQGKDVGIIATEKGWNLYVCGNGGMKPRHAELLASDLDKETLVRYIDRFLMFYVRTADRLQRTSVWRDNLEGGLDYLIDVVVNDRLGVAGELESEMQHVVDTYECEWKKAVTDSETRKRFRHFVNSGESDSNIAFVEERGQIRPATPAERRSKLAEIPVVVETV from the coding sequence ATGAAAATCATCGTTATCGGTCACGGGATGGTCGGCCACAAACTGGTCGAGTGCCTCGCACAAGACGCCGCGCACGGTCTGGACATCACGGTGCTGAGCGAGGAATCGCGGCCGGCCTACGATCGCGTGCATCTGTCGGAGTTTTTCGCGGGCAAGTCGGCGGACGATCTGTCGCTGGTCGAGCCGGGGTTCTTCGAACGCCAGAACGTGCTGCTGAGGCTGAATGCGAAGGCGGTGTCGATCGATCGCGATGCACGCACCGTGACGGTATCGACGGGCGAAACGCTGCCGTATGACAAGCTGGTTTTCGCCACCGGCTCCTATCCGTTCGTGCCGCCCGTGCAAGGCCGCGAACGCGCCGATTGCTTCGTGTACCGAACCATCGACGACCTCGAGGCAATGCGGGAATGCGGCGCGCGCTCGAAGACGGGCACGGTGGTCGGCGGCGGACTGCTCGGTCTCGAATGCGCGAAGGCGCTGCGCGACATGGGCCTGCAAACGCATGTGGTCGAATTCGCGCCGCGTTTGATGGCCGTGCAGGTGGACGACGGCGGCGGCCGCGTGCTGCGCACCAAGATCGAGGAACTGGGCGTGACGGTGCATACGCAGAAGAACACCACGGCGATCGTGGATGGCGAAGCGGGCACGCACCGCATGCAATTCGCGGACGGCAGCCACCTCGACACCGACATGATCGTGTTCTCGGCGGGTATCCGTCCGCGCGACGATCTGGCGCGCGCAAGCGGTCTGACGCTCGGCCCGCGCGGCGGCATCGTGATCGACAATGCCTGCCGCACCAGCGATCCGCACATTTATGCGATCGGCGAATGCGCGCTGTGGAACGGCCAGCTGTTCGGCCTCGTGGCGCCCGGTTATGAAATGGCCCGTGCGGTGGCGAAACAGTTGCACGGCGGCTCGGCCGAATTCGCCGGCGCCGACATGAGCACCAAGCTCAAGCTGATGGGCGTGGACGTGGCGAGCATCGGCGACGCGCACGGCAATACGCCTGGCAGCCGCGCCTATCAGTTCAGCGACGAACGCAAGCAGGTTTACAAGAAACTGGTGGTATCCGAGTGCGGCAAATACTTGCTGGGCGGCGTAATGGTCGGCGACGCCGGCGAATACGGCACGCTGCTGCAGATGATGCTCAACCGCATCGAGCTGCCGGCGTCGCCTGAGTTCCTGATCCTGCCGCAGGCGGACGGCAGCGCGAAGCCCGCGCTCGGCGTCGAGGCGCTGCCCGCCGGCGCGCAGATCTGCTCGTGCAACAACGTTTCGAAGGGCGAGCTATGCGCCGCGGTGTGCGCGGGGGCGACCGATATCGGCGCGCTCAAATGCGCGACCAGCGCCGGCACCTCGTGCGGCGGTTGCGTGCCGCTCGTCACGCAGGTGATGAAAGCCGAGATGAAGAAGCAAGGGCTCGCGGTCAACAATCACGTTTGCGAACACTTTTCGTATTCGCGCCAGGAGCTGTATCACATCGTGCGGGTGGAAGGCGTGCGCAGCTTCGGCGAACTGCTCGCAAAGCATGGTCACGGTCTCGGCTGCGATATCTGCAAGCCCCTGGTGGCGAGCATCCTCGCCTCGTGCTGGAACGAGTTCGTGCTGAAGAAGGAGCACGCGTCGCTGCAGGACACCAACGATTACTACCTCGCCAACATTCAGCGCGACGGCACGTATTCGGTCGTGCCGCGCATGGCGGGCGGCGAAGTGACGCCCGACGGCTTGATCGCAGTCGGCCAGGTCGCGAAGAAATACGGCCTCTATACGAAGATCACCGGCGGTCAGCGCGTCGATCTGTTCGGCGCGCGCGTCGAGCAATTGCCGCTGATCTGGGAAGAACTGATCGCCGCCGGCTTTGAATCCGGCCATGCCTACGGCAAGTCGCTGCGCACCGTGAAGTCGTGCGTCGGCTCGACGTGGTGCCGTTATGGCGTCGGCGATTCGGTGGGCCTCGCGGTCGAGATCGAGAACCGCTACAAGGGACTGCGCACGCCGCACAAGATCAAGTTCGGCGTGTCGGGCTGCACCCGCGAGTGCGCGGAAGCGCAGGGCAAGGACGTCGGCATCATTGCGACCGAGAAGGGCTGGAATCTCTACGTGTGCGGCAATGGCGGCATGAAACCGCGCCACGCCGAACTGCTCGCATCGGACCTCGATAAGGAGACGCTGGTGCGCTATATCGACCGGTTCCTGATGTTCTACGTGCGCACCGCCGACCGTCTGCAACGCACCAGCGTGTGGCGCGACAACCTCGAAGGCGGCCTCGACTATCTGATCGACGTGGTCGTCAACGATCGTCTCGGCGTAGCCGGCGAACTCGAGTCGGAGATGCAGCACGTGGTCGACACCTACGAGTGCGAATGGAAAAAGGCCGTCACCGATTCCGAAACGCGCAAGCGCTTCCGTCATTTCGTCAACAGCGGCGAGTCCGACAGCAACATCGCGTTCGTCGAGGAACGCGGCCAGATCCGGCCGGCCACGCCCGCCGAGCGGCGCTCGAAGCTGGCCGAAATTCCCGTTGTCGTCGAAACCGTCTGA
- the cobA gene encoding uroporphyrinogen-III C-methyltransferase yields the protein MNTNTGKVTLLSAGPGDLDLLTLKAAKALAAADVVLLDDLANPEIVTLAPQARVIRVGKRGGCRSTPQAFIERLMRRYALKGLHVVRVKGGEALLFGRAGEELAALRGADIPVEIVNGISSGFAAAAGLGISLTHRRHCHGVSFVTAHTEDHGEPDWAALAATRTTLAIYMGMKRIESIAAALLASLPADTPAAVVQWAGGSHERRLASRLDRLAVDAASAGFGSPAVILVGSAIGEGVERAWAGDEASHAGTAPVQRDARIAREAIAQAA from the coding sequence ATGAACACGAACACCGGCAAGGTCACCTTATTGAGCGCAGGCCCGGGCGACCTGGATCTGCTCACGCTGAAAGCCGCCAAAGCGCTGGCGGCCGCCGACGTCGTGCTGCTGGACGACCTCGCGAATCCCGAGATCGTGACGCTGGCGCCGCAGGCACGCGTGATTCGCGTCGGCAAGCGCGGCGGCTGCCGGTCGACGCCGCAAGCGTTCATCGAACGCCTGATGCGGCGCTACGCGCTCAAGGGCTTGCACGTGGTGCGGGTCAAAGGCGGTGAAGCGCTGCTGTTCGGACGCGCCGGCGAAGAGCTCGCTGCATTGCGCGGCGCCGATATTCCGGTGGAGATCGTCAACGGCATCTCGTCGGGGTTCGCCGCCGCCGCGGGGCTCGGCATTTCGCTCACGCATCGCCGCCATTGCCACGGCGTGAGCTTCGTCACCGCCCATACCGAGGATCACGGCGAGCCGGACTGGGCAGCGTTGGCGGCGACCCGCACCACGTTAGCGATCTATATGGGGATGAAGCGCATTGAGAGCATCGCGGCCGCTCTGCTCGCGAGTCTGCCGGCCGATACGCCCGCCGCCGTCGTGCAATGGGCCGGGGGCAGTCACGAGCGACGCCTCGCGAGCCGCCTCGATCGCCTCGCCGTGGATGCGGCGAGCGCGGGCTTCGGCAGCCCGGCGGTGATTCTGGTGGGCAGCGCGATTGGCGAGGGCGTCGAGCGCGCATGGGCAGGTGACGAAGCATCGCACGCTGGAACAGCGCCCGTGCAGCGCGATGCGCGGATCGCGCGGGAGGCGATTGCACAGGCCGCGTAA
- a CDS encoding response regulator, which produces MGHQRATRLLIADDDANLLAAYVLFFTAHGFDIRTACNGLDALAQYCAWHPEAALLDVEMPRLDGRAVARRIRYVDDVPAPMLVAVTGLERAEERRESLRSGFNHHFVKPVPMPVILAALTGRVRH; this is translated from the coding sequence ATGGGCCATCAACGAGCCACACGCCTTCTGATCGCCGACGACGACGCGAATCTGCTGGCTGCCTACGTACTCTTTTTCACCGCGCACGGTTTCGACATACGGACCGCATGCAACGGCCTCGACGCGCTGGCCCAATACTGCGCCTGGCATCCGGAGGCCGCTTTGCTGGACGTCGAAATGCCGCGCCTGGACGGGCGCGCGGTGGCGCGGCGGATCCGCTACGTGGACGATGTGCCCGCGCCCATGCTGGTCGCGGTCACCGGGCTCGAGCGCGCTGAAGAAAGGCGCGAGTCGCTGCGTTCGGGCTTCAATCATCATTTCGTCAAACCCGTGCCGATGCCTGTGATTCTCGCGGCGCTGACCGGACGAGTCCGGCATTAG
- a CDS encoding MOSC domain-containing protein has translation MATISELFVYPIKSCAGIALHEARLLATGLEYDRCWMVTDAAGAMLTQRAYPRMALITVEIGAEDLVIRAPGMSELRTPLDSARLDAPSAVQTQVWRDVAYGLDTGAASATWFTTFLGVPARLLRFDPERERTVDPDYTDRVGGATTHFADGFPLLVIGQASLDDLNTRLNGKGAPAIPINRFRPNVVVTGLDAYEEDYVETLSVDGDAGGKNVQLQLVKPCSRCPMPTIDQAKGAPDPVWPNEPTDTMSVYRANPQRNGAITFGNNALVASGAGQWLRVGQSVEAELGFGD, from the coding sequence ATGGCGACCATCAGCGAGCTTTTTGTCTATCCGATCAAATCCTGCGCGGGCATTGCGCTGCATGAGGCGCGCCTGCTCGCCACCGGCCTCGAATACGACCGCTGCTGGATGGTCACCGACGCGGCCGGCGCCATGCTCACGCAACGCGCGTACCCGCGCATGGCGCTGATCACGGTCGAGATCGGCGCCGAGGATCTCGTGATCCGCGCGCCGGGCATGAGCGAATTGCGCACGCCATTGGACAGCGCGCGACTCGACGCGCCGTCCGCAGTGCAGACCCAGGTCTGGCGCGATGTGGCCTACGGACTCGACACGGGCGCGGCCAGTGCCACATGGTTCACGACGTTTCTCGGTGTCCCCGCGCGCCTGCTGCGCTTCGATCCCGAGCGCGAGCGCACTGTCGATCCGGACTATACGGATCGCGTGGGCGGCGCCACCACGCATTTCGCCGATGGTTTTCCGCTGCTGGTGATCGGCCAGGCGTCGCTCGACGATCTGAATACGCGCCTGAACGGCAAGGGCGCGCCGGCGATTCCGATCAACCGGTTCCGGCCCAATGTCGTTGTCACGGGACTCGATGCGTACGAAGAAGATTATGTCGAGACGCTGAGCGTGGACGGGGACGCGGGCGGGAAGAACGTGCAGCTGCAACTGGTCAAGCCGTGTTCGCGCTGCCCGATGCCCACCATCGACCAGGCGAAAGGCGCGCCCGATCCGGTCTGGCCGAACGAGCCCACCGACACGATGAGTGTTTACCGCGCGAATCCGCAGCGAAACGGGGCGATAACGTTCGGCAACAACGCGCTCGTCGCGAGCGGGGCCGGGCAGTGGCTGCGAGTGGGGCAGTCGGTGGAGGCGGAGTTGGGCTTCGGCGACTGA
- the glcC gene encoding transcriptional regulator GlcC, producing the protein MQTADQDNPRQVADVVAERIERLIVDGVLKTGQALPSERRLTDKLGVSRTALREGLKLLRARGIIETAHGRGSFVASLTAQPALTPLMHLLGSQPRTLYDLFEVRALLEAESARLAALRGTPADFVLITRRYEEMIAAHGTETSASTHARLDHAFHLAICEASHNPVLVHTLSSLTDLLLSSVFASVNNLYHRAPQKRVIDRQHARLYNAVTGKLPEQARKAAADHIESVCANLREIEQEEQRLVRATLRLEGWE; encoded by the coding sequence ATGCAAACAGCGGATCAGGACAACCCAAGGCAAGTCGCGGACGTGGTCGCGGAGCGTATCGAGCGGCTGATCGTCGACGGTGTGCTGAAAACGGGGCAGGCGCTGCCGTCCGAGCGGCGTCTCACCGACAAGCTCGGAGTCTCGCGCACGGCGCTGCGCGAAGGGCTCAAGCTCCTGCGGGCGCGCGGCATCATCGAGACTGCGCACGGCAGGGGCTCGTTCGTCGCGAGCCTCACCGCGCAGCCGGCCCTCACGCCGTTGATGCATCTGCTCGGTTCGCAGCCGCGCACGCTTTACGATCTGTTCGAAGTGCGCGCGCTGCTGGAAGCGGAGTCCGCGCGACTCGCGGCGTTGCGTGGCACGCCCGCCGACTTCGTGCTGATCACGCGCCGCTATGAAGAGATGATCGCCGCGCACGGCACCGAAACGAGTGCCTCCACGCACGCGCGGCTCGACCACGCGTTTCACCTCGCGATCTGCGAGGCGTCGCATAACCCCGTGCTGGTGCATACCTTGAGCTCGCTCACGGACCTGCTGCTGAGTTCGGTGTTCGCCTCGGTGAACAATCTCTATCACCGTGCGCCGCAAAAGCGCGTGATCGACCGTCAGCACGCGCGGCTCTATAACGCCGTCACCGGCAAGCTGCCGGAGCAGGCGCGCAAGGCGGCGGCCGATCACATCGAAAGCGTGTGCGCGAACCTGCGCGAGATCGAGCAGGAAGAGCAAAGGCTCGTACGGGCGACATTACGGCTGGAAGGATGGGAGTAG
- the glcD gene encoding glycolate oxidase subunit GlcD — protein sequence MTYHYDERVDGPLATHDKAAVVAQLQALIPDLQLLHEQEDLRPFECDGLAAYRATPMLVALPDQVEQVEALLKFADAHQIPVVARGAGTGLSGGALPLDKGILLVMARFNRILEVDPEACVARVQPGVRNLAISQAAAPHGLYYAPDPSSQIACSIGGNVAENAGGVHCLKYGLTVNNILKLEILTIEGEHITLGSDALDAPGFDFLALFTGSEGMLGIVTEVTVKLLTKPQSAKVLLASFDDVEKAGAAVAQIIGAGVIPGGLEMMDNLAIRAAEDFIHAGYPVDAAAILLCEVDGVESDVHEDVACVEALLRAAGATDIRVAKDEAERQRFWAGRKNAFPAVGRISPDYYCMDGTIPRRELPRVLKGIEDLSTQYGLQVANVFHAGDGNMHPLILFDANAPGETERAEALGARILELCVAVGGSITGEHGVGREKINQMCAQFNSDELSFFHALKAAFDPHGLLNPGKNVPTLHRCAEFGSMHVHRGALPFPELERF from the coding sequence ATGACTTACCACTACGATGAACGCGTCGACGGTCCGCTCGCGACGCACGACAAAGCCGCCGTCGTCGCGCAATTGCAGGCGCTGATTCCCGATCTGCAACTGCTGCACGAACAGGAAGATCTGCGGCCGTTCGAATGCGACGGGCTCGCCGCCTATCGCGCGACGCCCATGCTGGTCGCGCTGCCCGACCAGGTCGAGCAGGTCGAGGCGCTGCTGAAATTCGCCGACGCGCACCAGATTCCGGTGGTCGCGCGCGGCGCCGGCACCGGTTTGTCGGGCGGCGCGCTGCCGTTGGACAAAGGCATTCTGCTGGTGATGGCGCGCTTTAACCGGATTCTCGAAGTCGATCCCGAGGCCTGCGTGGCCCGCGTTCAGCCCGGCGTGCGCAACCTGGCGATCTCGCAGGCCGCCGCGCCGCACGGTCTCTACTACGCGCCCGACCCGTCGTCGCAGATTGCCTGCTCGATCGGCGGCAATGTCGCGGAAAACGCGGGCGGCGTGCATTGCCTGAAGTACGGGCTGACCGTCAACAACATCCTCAAGCTCGAGATTCTCACCATCGAGGGCGAGCACATCACGCTCGGCTCCGACGCGCTCGACGCGCCGGGTTTCGACTTCCTCGCGCTCTTCACCGGCTCGGAAGGCATGCTCGGCATCGTCACCGAAGTCACGGTGAAGCTGCTCACCAAACCGCAAAGCGCGAAGGTGCTGCTCGCCAGTTTCGACGATGTCGAGAAAGCCGGCGCGGCGGTCGCGCAGATCATCGGCGCGGGCGTGATTCCGGGCGGCCTCGAAATGATGGACAACCTCGCGATCCGCGCGGCGGAAGACTTCATCCACGCGGGCTATCCGGTCGATGCCGCAGCGATCCTGCTGTGCGAAGTCGACGGCGTGGAGAGCGACGTGCACGAGGACGTGGCCTGCGTGGAAGCGCTGCTGCGCGCGGCCGGCGCCACCGACATCCGTGTCGCGAAAGACGAGGCCGAACGGCAGCGCTTCTGGGCCGGCCGCAAGAACGCGTTTCCCGCCGTGGGCCGCATCTCGCCCGACTACTACTGCATGGACGGCACGATTCCGCGCCGTGAATTGCCGCGCGTGCTCAAGGGCATCGAAGACCTGTCGACCCAATACGGCCTGCAAGTCGCCAACGTGTTTCATGCCGGCGACGGCAACATGCATCCGCTGATCCTGTTCGATGCGAACGCGCCCGGCGAAACCGAACGCGCCGAAGCGCTCGGCGCGCGCATTCTGGAACTGTGCGTGGCGGTGGGGGGCAGCATCACCGGCGAACACGGCGTGGGCCGCGAAAAAATCAACCAGATGTGCGCGCAGTTCAATAGCGACGAACTCAGCTTCTTCCACGCGCTGAAAGCCGCGTTCGACCCGCACGGCCTCCTCAACCCCGGCAAGAACGTGCCGACCCTGCACCGCTGCGCGGAATTCGGCTCGATGCATGTGCATCGCGGCGCGCTGCCCTTTCCCGAACTGGAGCGTTTCTGA
- the glcE gene encoding glycolate oxidase subunit GlcE yields the protein MRIEPVSMDDSERLVAEVSQALASRAPLRIRGGDSKAFLGRPVPGAEIDTRSHRGVVSYDPTELVITARAGTPLAELTATLEAAGQMLPCEPPGFGGAATVGGMVAAGLAGPRRPWSGSVRDFVLGCRVITGQAKHLRFGGEVMKNVAGYDVSRLLAGSFGCLGLITEVSLKVLPKPRALSSLTVELEAAEALRELSAWRRAALPISAACHVDGRLHVRLEGGVGSVASAVDRIGGAELEPRFWDDLREHRLAFFDDPRPLWRLSLPNASPLTALPGDTLLDWAGAQRWLKSTAPAATIRQIAHAAGGHATCFSPQTDTEPFTPLPPALLRFHQQLKRQLDPRGLFNPGRLYADL from the coding sequence ATGCGTATCGAACCCGTCTCCATGGACGATAGCGAACGGCTCGTCGCCGAAGTCTCGCAAGCGCTCGCGAGCCGCGCGCCGCTCAGGATTCGCGGCGGCGACAGCAAGGCGTTTCTCGGCCGTCCCGTGCCGGGCGCGGAGATCGACACGCGCTCGCATCGCGGCGTGGTGAGCTACGACCCGACCGAACTCGTCATCACCGCGCGCGCCGGCACGCCGCTCGCCGAACTCACCGCCACGCTGGAAGCCGCCGGACAGATGCTCCCGTGCGAGCCGCCCGGCTTTGGCGGCGCGGCCACCGTCGGCGGCATGGTCGCGGCCGGGCTGGCCGGTCCGCGCCGGCCGTGGTCCGGCTCGGTGCGCGACTTCGTGCTCGGCTGCCGCGTGATCACCGGTCAGGCGAAGCATCTGCGCTTCGGCGGTGAAGTGATGAAGAACGTGGCGGGCTACGACGTGTCGCGATTGCTCGCGGGCAGTTTCGGCTGCCTCGGTTTGATTACGGAAGTCTCGCTGAAGGTGCTGCCCAAACCGCGAGCGCTCAGCAGTCTCACGGTGGAGCTGGAAGCGGCCGAAGCGCTGCGCGAACTGTCCGCCTGGCGCCGCGCCGCGCTGCCGATCAGTGCGGCCTGCCATGTGGACGGCCGTCTGCATGTGCGCCTCGAAGGCGGCGTGGGGTCGGTGGCCTCGGCCGTGGACCGGATCGGCGGCGCCGAACTCGAGCCGCGCTTCTGGGACGATCTGCGCGAGCACCGGCTGGCGTTTTTCGACGATCCGCGGCCGCTCTGGCGTCTGTCATTGCCGAACGCGTCGCCGCTGACCGCGCTGCCCGGCGACACGCTGCTCGACTGGGCCGGCGCGCAACGCTGGTTGAAAAGCACGGCGCCGGCCGCGACGATCCGCCAGATCGCGCATGCCGCCGGCGGCCACGCAACCTGCTTCAGCCCCCAAACCGACACCGAACCGTTCACGCCGCTGCCCCCCGCGTTGCTGCGCTTTCATCAGCAACTGAAGCGGCAACTCGATCCGCGCGGCCTCTTCAACCCCGGCCGCCTGTATGCCGACCTCTGA
- the glcF gene encoding glycolate oxidase subunit GlcF: MQTNLSDAAKTLSRADEAEQILRACVHCGFCNATCPTYQLLGNELDGPRGRIYLIKQMLEGEPVTQKTQLHLDRCLSCRNCETTCPSGVTYHALLDIGRAELERRIERPLSERLLREGLRRAIPHPAVFNALLKTGRAMRPFLPAALGRKIPRQGARVNAGTKPRPAPRHPRKMLMLEGCVQPALSPNTNAAAARVLDRLGISIVNARQAGCCGATDYHLNAQEAGLARARRNIDAWWPAIESGAEAIVQTASGCGAFIKEYGHLLRDDPRYASKAQRVSELARDLVEVLANEPLGQLQASLPGQTRQRIAFHCPCTLQHAQKLGGAVESILQQLGFDLTAVPDAHLCCGSAGTYSITQPELAQRLRNNRLDALESGRPELIVTANIGCQTHLDGAGRTPVRHWIELVEASLP, translated from the coding sequence ATGCAAACCAATCTCAGCGATGCCGCCAAAACCCTGTCACGCGCGGACGAGGCCGAACAGATCCTGCGCGCCTGCGTGCACTGCGGCTTCTGCAACGCGACCTGTCCGACCTATCAATTGCTCGGCAACGAACTCGACGGCCCGCGCGGACGCATCTATCTGATCAAGCAGATGCTCGAGGGCGAGCCCGTCACGCAGAAAACCCAGTTGCACCTCGACCGGTGCCTAAGCTGCCGCAATTGTGAAACCACCTGCCCGTCCGGTGTCACCTATCACGCGCTGCTGGATATCGGCCGTGCCGAGTTGGAGCGGCGCATCGAGCGGCCCCTGTCCGAGCGCTTGCTGCGCGAGGGTTTGCGCCGCGCGATCCCGCATCCGGCGGTGTTCAACGCGCTCCTGAAGACCGGCCGCGCCATGCGGCCGTTTCTTCCGGCCGCGCTTGGACGTAAAATCCCCAGGCAAGGCGCGCGGGTCAACGCTGGGACCAAGCCGAGGCCGGCGCCGCGGCATCCGCGCAAAATGCTGATGCTGGAAGGCTGCGTGCAACCCGCGCTGTCACCGAACACCAACGCGGCCGCCGCGCGCGTGCTCGACCGGCTCGGCATCAGCATCGTGAATGCCCGCCAGGCCGGCTGTTGCGGCGCGACCGATTATCATCTGAATGCGCAGGAGGCAGGCCTCGCGCGGGCACGGCGTAATATCGACGCGTGGTGGCCCGCCATCGAGTCCGGCGCCGAAGCCATCGTGCAAACCGCGAGCGGCTGCGGCGCGTTCATCAAGGAATACGGGCATTTGCTGCGCGACGACCCTCGCTATGCGTCAAAAGCGCAGCGGGTCAGCGAGCTGGCGCGAGACCTCGTCGAGGTATTGGCTAACGAGCCGCTCGGTCAGCTGCAAGCAAGCTTGCCAGGGCAGACTCGGCAAAGAATCGCGTTTCACTGCCCATGTACGTTGCAGCATGCGCAGAAGCTGGGCGGCGCGGTCGAGTCGATCCTGCAGCAACTCGGCTTCGATCTCACGGCCGTGCCCGACGCCCATCTGTGTTGCGGATCGGCAGGCACGTATTCGATTACCCAGCCCGAGCTTGCGCAACGGTTACGCAACAACAGGCTCGACGCGCTGGAAAGCGGCAGGCCGGAGCTGATCGTCACGGCCAACATCGGTTGCCAGACGCATCTGGACGGCGCCGGGCGCACGCCGGTGCGTCATTGGATAGAACTTGTAGAAGCATCCTTACCATAA
- a CDS encoding heme-binding protein — protein sequence MLSKPVLTLAETTRILDAARAEAEKNQWAVAIVVVDDGGHPLGMLRLDGSAPASSYIATEKARTSAIGRRETKVYEDMINNGRTAFLSAPLQGTLEGGVPVLVDGQVVGAVGVSGVKSDQDAQIAKAGIQAIAA from the coding sequence ATGCTGAGCAAACCTGTGTTGACTCTTGCCGAAACGACCCGCATTCTCGACGCCGCCCGCGCGGAAGCCGAGAAGAATCAGTGGGCCGTCGCCATCGTGGTGGTCGACGACGGCGGTCATCCGCTCGGAATGCTGCGTCTGGACGGCAGCGCGCCGGCCAGTTCGTACATCGCGACCGAAAAGGCCCGCACTTCGGCGATCGGCCGCCGTGAAACCAAGGTATACGAAGACATGATCAACAATGGCCGCACCGCATTTCTGAGCGCGCCGCTGCAAGGCACGCTGGAAGGCGGCGTGCCGGTGCTCGTCGACGGCCAGGTGGTCGGCGCGGTCGGCGTGTCGGGCGTCAAGTCGGATCAGGACGCGCAGATCGCCAAGGCCGGCATTCAGGCTATCGCCGCTTAA